In a single window of the Salmo trutta chromosome 21, fSalTru1.1, whole genome shotgun sequence genome:
- the LOC115157092 gene encoding tRNA selenocysteine 1-associated protein 1-like codes for MFNRMTSLWMGDLDPYMDENFIKQAFSTMGETAYGVKIITHRVTGGSAGYCFVEMADEASVDRCVHRLNGKLVPGSNPPRKFKLNYATYGKRPEAGLEFSVFVGDLSSEVDDYQLHQFFLKKYPSCKGGKVVSDQYGNSRGYGFIKFGDENEQKKAIDECQNASGLGTKPIRISIAVNKSHKMNSYNNQNHKSYHNNYQQPYYQQPNQNYYPHWGYDQYNSYNYGGYGPYGGYPAPGPHGMMGPPPPIGMPTDMQTSSEQTQESTDEPEEEAAEDPNPQLDVDALNTEYMERSEELYDSLMNCHWQPLDTITSKIPPFSSS; via the exons ATGTTCAACAGAATGACAAGCCTTTGGATGGGTGAT CTGGACCCATACATGGATGAGAATTTCATCAAACAGGCCTTCAGTACTATGGGCGAGACGGCGTATGGTGTTAAGATTATTACCCACAGAGTAACGGG AGGATCGGCGGGCTATTGCTTTGTGGAAATGGCAGACGAAGCCAGCGTTGACCGATGTGTTCACAGACTGAATGGGAAGCTTGTTCCTGGATCAAATCCG CCCAGAAAGTTTAAGTTAAACTATGCAACTTACGGGAAACGGCCAGAAGCTGG CCTGGAATTTTCAGTCTTTGTCGGAGATCTGTCTTCAGAGGTGGACGACTACCAACTCCATCAGTTCTTCCTGAAGAAGTACCCTTCCTGCAAAGGAGGGAAAGTGGTCTCTGATCAGTATGGTAACTCCAG AGGTTATGGCTTCATCAAGTTTGGGGACGAGAACGAACAGAAGAAAGCCATCGATGAGTGTCAGAATGCCTCAGGCCTGGGGACGAAACCAATTAGGATCAGCATAGCTGTGAACAAGAG cCATAAAATGAACAGCTATAACAACCAGAACCACAAATCCTACCACAACAATTACCAACAGCCGTACTATCAACAACCCAACCAGAACTACTACCCTCATTGGGGCTATGACCAGTACAACAGCTATAACTACGGTGGCTATGGTCCCTATGGAGGGTACCCTGCTCCAGGCCCCCATGGGATGATGGGACCCCCACCTCCCATTGGCATGCCCACAGACATGCAGACTTCCTCCGAG CAAACACAGGAGTCCACAGATGAGCCTGAAGAAGAGGCAGCAGAAG ACCCCAACCCTCAGCTGGATGTGGATGCACTGAACACAGAATACATGGAGAGGAGTGAGGAGCTCTATGATTCACTCATGAACTGTCACTGGCAGCCACTGGATACCATCACGTCAAAAATCCCGCCTTTTTCCAGTTCCTGA